CATTTCATAACTTAATTTATGTAATTCTTCATCTGACATATTTACACCTTTTCAATTTTTTCTATTTTAATTTGTGTTCTTTGTAATTTTTCATGTTTTGCACCAAAAAATTTGAAAACTTTTTCTTTAGCATCAAAATCTCCTTTTGCTTCTACTTCTTTTTTAAAAGTTCTTACTTCTCTACCTAACTTTATTTTTCCAGATATGATATATTTCATATAAAATCACCTCATATTAATTCTAATCCTTCTTGAATTCTTTGTAATTCAAATCCTGTTGTAATATCTCCAACTACACAACCTTTTGAATTTGCAACAATAGATATTCCAACAAAATATGAGCCCGTATTTGCAGTACTATTTAGTCCCCTTACTTTAAATATTTTTTCTAATTGGCTCATTTTTTCATCGCTAATATCATTGTATATAACAAAGCCTTTATTTGTTACTGAACAAAGACTGCCTACAGTTTCATAATTTTTAATATGCATGGGAACTAAATCAACACCCAAACATTCACTAATTTTATTTATTTCTTCTTTAGGAATATTATTATTCAATATCCCCCCATTATCGTTTGCTGCAATATTGTTTCCACAAGCATTATATTTATCTTCCATTACATAAATGTCTAATTTTAATTTCTTTAATTCTTCTAATTCACTATCAAAAATTAAAGATGGAACAACAATCCCTTTTGAATTCATTACAGCATATATGCCTAATAAATCAGAACCGCCAATAGATGCTTTTATAACTTCAACATCTAATGTATCTCTAATCAATTTGATTAAATCATCAGGCATATGTTTTGCAACTAAACAAATTTTTTCATTTGCTATTGCATAAACACCTATATATGGATTTCCAAATACACTTGCTTTTGCACTTTTCATTTTAATCTACTTTTTTAAATCTTTTATTAATTCTTTTTTTGGCTCTGCTGACCT
The genomic region above belongs to Candidatus Micrarchaeia archaeon and contains:
- a CDS encoding translation initiation factor IF-6; protein product: MKSAKASVFGNPYIGVYAIANEKICLVAKHMPDDLIKLIRDTLDVEVIKASIGGSDLLGIYAVMNSKGIVVPSLIFDSELEELKKLKLDIYVMEDKYNACGNNIAANDNGGILNNNIPKEEINKISECLGVDLVPMHIKNYETVGSLCSVTNKGFVIYNDISDEKMSQLEKIFKVRGLNSTANTGSYFVGISIVANSKGCVVGDITTGFELQRIQEGLELI
- the rpl18a gene encoding 50S ribosomal protein L18Ae produces the protein MKYIISGKIKLGREVRTFKKEVEAKGDFDAKEKVFKFFGAKHEKLQRTQIKIEKIEKV